The genomic region CAAATTTTTGAGTTTTGTGAAAGTAAAATTCTAGTATCAAATTGAGTTAATTAGCTTCACTTAATATTCAAGTGTCGTAATATCAAATAGGGGAGggtatgaaaataaaaggaagtTGAAATTTTCTAGTTCAATTTCAAGAGTGtttcatattaatatgaaaaatgcatgGTCTTGGTGACAATTTTTTGAGTATGGAAAGAAAATCTGTTATTATTCATTTGCTGGTGAAATGTTCGATGGGTGTGTCTTACTAATTAATACTAAttaattgcaatattttattgAGTAATAAATGTGTAGTCGGTGTGCGAAACTGGCAGACCAAATGTTGAAGAGCTGATTTTTGTCTCCATTTTGTCACAATTTATAGTTGCATATAATTgggaaaaaaaatgtgttttcttaCTATAGAAGTCTTTCAAAAGAAGAATTGAGGGGATTAGATGCTTGTTAAATTTTGTTATTCAATTACATTGCCCTGAGATGCCAACATAATTTAAGCAATGACATAATACCTTAAAAATGTAATCTGCTTCATAAAACTCACCAAAAATCTCACCAAAGAATTTAATACAGAATTCAGTTATTAACTTCAGAGATGAAGAAGCTTTGCTATAAAATATTGTGGTGGCATGCGTGTACAGAAAGTTTCCTGTTGTGCTATTAGACTTTCCACAACCCTTACAGTAATTTGAGTTATTGGTAGTGGAATGGTTACATGTGCACCTACTGTATGTAAGAGGTAAATATATCatattactaaaaaaaaataattaaatattgaaaacaaaactgaGAATACTCGCCTACATATTACCAAAACGAACAAAATATTGGTAGTTGTAGAAATATTGACGTATATTGAGTTGGTTCCTGGTTCATAAAGAGGTGTTTGATATACAAATGTGGAAAAACAATCACGGACCATCCAATACTGTTATATTTTTCTGTATTGTTCAGAGCCAGTCATGCTAGAGTTATAGAAATCCCAAAAATATGAAGTTTGTAACATAAAGACACTGTTACAGTATCACAGACACTCGCGATTTTGTTGTAGAAACTAATTGATTCAATGCAATTCTGTGGAAGAACCTTATAGGACATATATACTGGAGGAAACATTCATGAGGGAATTAGTTGCTATAATGGTAAGGATAAAAAGTCAGAGTCATTTTCTAAGATGTCATTGCTCTTTGTTTAAACTGAACATGTCTTCTGCTCCCATCGTTGAGTATTACCGCATCTCCATCTCTCCTTACATTTTTCAGGGTCGCTGGCGGTACGTGGTGCTAACATTTTGGTATTCGTTTCTCTTTTCAACTGTTTTAATCTACTTCACACATTTCCATAACTCCCCGCAAAAGACCCGCCAGCAGCCGTCGTTTCTCTACTCCCTGAGAAGTAATTCCTTGGGACGGCTGTTCGCCGAGCAGGACTACGTCTCCCTAGAGTCCCTCCAGAAGCGGTTCTCGGGGTTGTCGATATCGAGAGTCTTTCGAACTATCGCAGGGGAGGAGTCCTCCCGGGCCTACATCGAAGATATCGTCATCTCGGGTAAAGAGGAGGATGTCAACAAACTGCTGGCTAACGCCACCTTCATGAACGGTGATGGAGAGGTCGAAGTTAAAGTGATAGAGAAAGTCAACGTTCCAGTCACGGCCACGGTCGATGCTACCACCGTAGATTATGTACACGATAACCACACGGTCAAGCCCACCCCGCCACCTCCCGTTCCGGGGTACGAGAATATCAAAGACGGAGAGGTAAGTACTACAAACGTGTGTCATGTCAACTGGCACAGTTTGGGTAACATCACACTGTTGTGAAAGTCAGTTTACAAAAGTTATATGAAATTTGTTGCTTAGCAACAAAAATGAGAACAATTCTTTGTAGTTATTTTCTGGAACTGCACATTTTCATTGGCTGTAATCTCTGTGTTGGTATTTCAGGGCATATtgctcccctcctcctccacctccctaccccaccccatcccctccccacgGGATATATGTCAACTCTCTTTAATCTCTTTCTGCATTGAGTGCATTCACTCAAACCTAACAATTCACTTGTTGTGGGAAAATCAACAGTAATTTCATTATCTTATGAACAGACATAAAATTTATCTTAGAATATATCTGTACGATGGTCTGGACATGGCTTATGTGGGAAGGGGGGATGTGGAAGGGAGGGGTGAGGCAGTGGGTGATCATTGATGATCTTAAGCCTTAAAGAGGTACTGTCAGTCAACATGGCTGGACTACTCAAGAACAGCACACAGACCATCAGCATCTCTGAGAGTAAAAGAAGCATAAAGTTAGGGCATATAGTGATGTTTGCTGAAGAGATAAAACCAATGTTTAAGAttttaaatttcagatttcatgGACGCCTTTTAACTTCACGTAGGGTTTTAAATGTCTACAGAGAACTGAACTTTAATTACTTACTGCTGCTCTGTGAATGATTTGAATTTAGATCTTTTTAACGTAGTTGACAGAAAAGTGTTCTATTTTTGAGAGTAAATTGGATGGTAGTTTCCATAACAtctgttaattttgtttcatgCTTATATAGCGAAATAATCAGGATTTTCCTTTGCAGTGGAATATCTTCATAGCGCAGTTAATAATGTTAGCAGTATCCAGTGTTACAAGATATTTGCTACAATATGTTGAATGTGCATATAGTACCTCAGGCTGTGTGTTAGTTTACCTAGATATGAATGGTACTGTACCAGCATGTGTGGCTCTCTCACTCTTTCACTCTTCTCAGCTTTCTCAATGAAATGGCTTTTAATGTAAGTTGTAGAAGAGTCATATCATTCCATGTTTCATCTTACTGTATGAACAAAACTATCATATATCATACTTGAAGTGTGGGTTTTAGGGGCTTGGTCAGAAATCTCTCATAAATTTAACCCATTTAATATAGTTTGACTGATAGTGCTTTAAAGTTGACAAGTGTGCTTCGCTCCCACACGAAGGTGATCCCACCTAGAAATGACACTATATAGAGAATTGTGTGCTGTTTATAACTAAtttaaataatcaattaatttcttaatattagagtaataattaattaattgatagTAATATCAAATGTTTCACATCTAGGTAATACtaaaatttaaacaataatcataatgtTCAGATATTAATAGTAATGTTGCATTGAAAACTCTTTATGTGGTACGACACCTTTTCTGTTAtaattaatttacatattactacagtatatacatcAGTTACCTTCATTAATTTCTGTGATACTAAATCTTGACTACTTGATTACCGTTTATTTGTGCGTTGTGAAAGTATTAGAGCTAGTTTATTTGTTTCAGGCTCATTATTAATCTACTGTATTAATCAGCACAGTCTAAAACCAGAATGAAATTGATGATCATGTGTGAATGTATATTTGTGAATGAAATTTGATGATATTATGGTGAACATTACTAAAACAGGAAAATAAATTCCACCAGATAGAGTTGATGATAAAAAGAAGAAGcctgttttgtgacattaataatttgcatcCACCTCCCATAGATTTGAGTATGTATGAGAGAATTACTGCCAAAAGGACCGTCAcgctttatttatttagtttgaGAACATGTACACCACACGAGGACCCTCAAGCAATGTTTAAACTTCTTCAGGTGGCTGTCATTGTATGGATAAAATTCCAAGTAATAAACtgaagtatatatatctttagaGGAAAAGGCACTTCTGCAAATACTGTAAAATTCTATaaacaaattgttttcaaagtttgCATTAGGAGAGGGCTTATTTCAGTGATGCATCTTTACAGAAAGGTTTGTCTAACATTGTAAGTGAGGTAATATATAGTGTGTTAGATGTATACATAAGAATGGTGTCATTGTGATATTGGCTGGATAAAAGTGAGGGTGTCCTTGCTCTACTATCAGCCTTCTCTGTTGTATCGTTCGCTTGGACAAACTTGTCAAAGTTTGAAACGTAaccatttgaataatttctttcagACCCTCCGCTTACACTGTGATTTCTGTGCGGTGGTTGCCAGCTCTGGTCACCTGGTCAATTCGTCAGCCGGGCCGGAGATAGACCGTTACCCCTGCGTGATACGGATGAACTCGGCCACCACGGTCAACTTTGAGATCGACGTAGGACAGAAGACGGACATCAGGGTAATCGGAATGGTTAACATGAAGGATCTCAAGAACCACACGGAATGGCAGGACGAACTCTTCCGAAACGAGTCAACGAAAGCCTCCAAGATCATCGTCCCGTGGTTGTACAATAGTGCAATAGACAAGGAGACAGACGAGTACTACCTGATAGCAAAAGAATTTGCCGAAATTTATCCAGCGACGGAAGTCGTTCTTTTAACCCCCGATAAAATGAAAACTGCGGAAGATATATTCAAGGCTGAAGTTGGTATTAGTAGGTGagtgtcaaagtctgaaatttTTTGCCTCGTTAAAATTTGTTACCTTGCTCGCACAGGGGAGCTTGCTCTGTAGTACTGTGCAATCCTCATTAGCAGATGTGCAGTAATAACTCCTCTCCAAGCAGAGGCTTCTTTCAAACTTCTCTCAAACGACATTTTATTCAAAAAGTTCTGTCAATGGAAAAtgtgcatttccatgaacacaAGAATGGATTTCCTTCACAAATTTGTATCctatattattaaaaaaaagagcaTTTCTGGTAGATATTTGCTCGCAATAATATTGATTAGATTGGTTGCACTTCGTTTAATATTCCACTAACCACAAGTCCATGGCAAGGTTATTGAGCAGTACCTTGTAAGAAATCAAAGAAATCTTGATTTTCTTCTACCAACTGAAAAGTTTTTTATATTACTCTTTAAATTATGGGAGGGAGTTACTAATAATAACACCTTCAGCTCATATTCTGTGAGCAAAATAAGCTAGGCTATGTACATCTACTGGAATAGTTTGATAGGTTTATGTAGAGAAAATTTGTAATAATGGCACCTTCAGCCCAGATTCTGTCAGCAAAGTAAGCTAGGC from Apostichopus japonicus isolate 1M-3 chromosome 2, ASM3797524v1, whole genome shotgun sequence harbors:
- the LOC139985129 gene encoding alpha-N-acetyl-neuraminyl-2,3-beta-galactosyl-1,3-N-acetyl-galactosaminide alpha-2,6-sialyltransferase-like isoform X2; the protein is MKIIHRVLGQTRGRWRYVVLTFWYSFLFSTVLIYFTHFHNSPQKTRQQPSFLYSLRSNSLGRLFAEQDYVSLESLQKRFSGLSISRVFRTIAGEESSRAYIEDIVISGKEEDVNKLLANATFMNGDGEVEVKVIEKVNVPVTATVDATTVDYVHDNHTVKPTPPPPVPGYENIKDGETLRLHCDFCAVVASSGHLVNSSAGPEIDRYPCVIRMNSATTVNFEIDVGQKTDIRVIGMVNMKDLKNHTEWQDELFRNESTKASKIIVPWLYNSAIDKETDEYYLIAKEFAEIYPATEVVLLTPDKMKTAEDIFKAEVGISRKEAKTWLTTGWMTMLFAIDVCDAIDVFGLAQDNHCLLHPNDTTPYHYYEPDGKTECSYYKVSEEKLTQGHKFITEKAVFERWANKHTISFLYPHWHASSNKMNKTLETPFLKKYNEAKKKKAPVPVANGSRVVRRVVRRVIKKVVVRRKVPVKKPAT
- the LOC139985129 gene encoding alpha-N-acetyl-neuraminyl-2,3-beta-galactosyl-1,3-N-acetyl-galactosaminide alpha-2,6-sialyltransferase-like isoform X1 produces the protein MDCGIFEQGIDWKTLTNMGRWRYVVLTFWYSFLFSTVLIYFTHFHNSPQKTRQQPSFLYSLRSNSLGRLFAEQDYVSLESLQKRFSGLSISRVFRTIAGEESSRAYIEDIVISGKEEDVNKLLANATFMNGDGEVEVKVIEKVNVPVTATVDATTVDYVHDNHTVKPTPPPPVPGYENIKDGETLRLHCDFCAVVASSGHLVNSSAGPEIDRYPCVIRMNSATTVNFEIDVGQKTDIRVIGMVNMKDLKNHTEWQDELFRNESTKASKIIVPWLYNSAIDKETDEYYLIAKEFAEIYPATEVVLLTPDKMKTAEDIFKAEVGISRKEAKTWLTTGWMTMLFAIDVCDAIDVFGLAQDNHCLLHPNDTTPYHYYEPDGKTECSYYKVSEEKLTQGHKFITEKAVFERWANKHTISFLYPHWHASSNKMNKTLETPFLKKYNEAKKKKAPVPVANGSRVVRRVVRRVIKKVVVRRKVPVKKPAT